Proteins from one Setaria italica strain Yugu1 chromosome V, Setaria_italica_v2.0, whole genome shotgun sequence genomic window:
- the LOC101762193 gene encoding LOW QUALITY PROTEIN: sister chromatid cohesion protein PDS5 homolog A (The sequence of the model RefSeq protein was modified relative to this genomic sequence to represent the inferred CDS: inserted 2 bases in 1 codon; deleted 1 base in 1 codon), producing the protein MRDSPEQVVREVGKRLAHPRLGKDALVKLLKQAENALSELSQSSSLQDALQALSKSLVQTTLLNHKDKDVKLLVAVCFIEVMRVLAPDPPFSDEILTEIFRLFISIFADLAETSSPYLTRRMKILENVAALRCSMIMLNIGCEDLILDIVKIFFSSVRQGLQQSVRQAMLSIMTQILNEKVTQPLLDVILRNLVKDDKGASHKLAFDIIRDCAKKMEPIICSFLSSCIFNKDMPVNDLRKLHHKVILEIFQCAPQILFAVIPNLTHELLSEQVDIRLEAVHLIGRLLAFSNLHFGQENKLVFTEFLRRFSDKSAEVRIAAIDAAKACYMDKSSGNEAREILCMAAYIGYLLSRLMCYHPFHVDVHFXFAVSLQGRLLDFDEKVRIRAVNTVCDLAKSNLSSFPHEVILHAAERLRDKKASVRKNVMHKLLELYRDYCDKCSNGTATVNTHYEQIPAKLIVLCFDNDVESFRPQNMELIFSEELFPSSLSPKERATHWIEFFSYFKPEHIKALNIIFSQKRRLQLEMQAYLSLRAKKEEPSDEIQKKISVSFRKMATSFSDTAKAEECFKNLHQMKDNNIFKDLVELINEGTTFATGRVTRDSFLKRIGHKHPMHSFFKILSIKCLYSIFNREIVCAIFESLLSCGNGLTDYVESACDLLLVVAMVFPSLFGGSEEYLLKLFSEESVLINEKTLRMLAHLAKSTHHLSINFSNVVYPLLEQKCIEGTRAESKYAITAIASLHSPDDQRFAKLCKKVVAGLNDNCNVPTLLQSLGSILEHSPSVYELYGRQIINSIQDILLSTEFISSSEQSSLDGNSVCCFSCKLKVYCLKALVKGFLPRSTARARINNVLGKLLEYEKGLFPDIALCENDSPYLQLAAGKSVLQLATRWDVHISPELFRKTILMARDPSYIVRKSFICKLYGLLKRRAIPVRYACAFALASTDCSGDVRAESASYLSEVLKEQRRFFVQQNRASKDSIVDNPAYAVVFLIHTLAYDGGLPSNFYEDETSFPEICSPLCVMLRELVEIDSFNRTEHGPAASSVSVLSGIFRAIQKAEDPADSEITPKLHILSKIGLLIVKELDKHCKMSDSPRHVLLPSSYYKLSGSERKADECCQENFISDKLVKRILKAHEPYKHQDNVKCSVVSERVSNESAPDQMNASVCDKGKGNRSLASGKAVSKKKDQNTNNSLEKENASSCGSAGTKLSSPGSLGLAKEADSRDCVSLLDKQNRPMSRCSTGETRASKADRNFCRKTVDLSNFHLRECSFKKDRGKGSSESQKHEALLPGSSILCSELEDVGDCGDNFVKPPLSNNIRVDLKKKGKRALELVNSQNSSDVTGVDTRDNVRRTRARKVRV; encoded by the exons aTGCGTGACTCGCCGGAGCAGGTCGTGAGGGAGGTCGGGAAGCGCCTCGCACATCCGCGCCTAGGCAAGGACGCCCTCGTCAAGCTCCTCAAG CAAGCTGAAAATGCATTATCAGAGCTTAGTCAATCATCCTCTCTGCAGGATGCTCTTCAGGCTTTGAGTAAATCTCTAGTCCAGACCACTTTACTCAACCATAAGGACAAGGATGTCAAACTTCTTGTTGCGGTTTGCTTTATTGAGGTTATGCGGGTCCTCGCACCTGATCCACCTTTTAGCGATGAAATACTTACG GAAATATTTAGGCTATTTATCAGCATATTTGCAGACCTTGCTGAAACTAGCAGTCCATATCTTACTAGAAGGATGAAGATTTTGGAAAATGTTGCTGCGCTTCGATGTTCTATGATTATGCTTAATATTGGCTGTGAGGACTTGATTCTTGATATTGTCAAAATTTTCTTCTCATCAGTGAG GCAAGGTCTTCAGCAGAGTGTGCGCCAAGCCATGCTATCAATTATGACGCAAATATTGAATGAAAAAGTTACTCAACCTCTTTTGGATGTGATTTTACGCAATTTAGTAAAAGATGACAAG GGAGCATCTCACAAACTTGCTTTTGACATCATTCGTGATTGTGCTAAGAAAATGGAGCCTATCATTTGCAGTTTTTTGTCCTCATGCATTTTTAACAAGGATATGCCAGTTAATGACCTCAGGAAATTACATCATAAAGTTATTCTGGAAATATTCCAGTGTGCACCCCAGATCCTTTTTGCTGTCATTCCAAACTTGACACATGAACTTCTC AGTGAGCAGGTTGATATACGGCTGGAGGCAGTTCACCTGATTGGGAGGCTTCTTGCCTTCTCTAATCTTCATTTTGGTCAAGAAAACAAGTTAGTTTTTACAGAATTCCTGAGGAGATTCTCTGATAAATCTGCAGAAGTTAGAATTGCTGCAATTGATGCAGCAAAAGCCTGCTACATGGATAAATCATCTGGGAATGAAGCGCGAGAAATACTTTGTATGGCTGCTTATATTGGTTAT CTTCTATCTAGATTGATGTGTTATCACCCCTTTCATGTTGATGTTCATTT TTTTGCAGTGTCACTTCAAGGAAGGTTATTAGATTTTGATGAAAAAGTGAGGATCCGAGCTGTTAACACAGTCTGTGATTTAGCCAAATCAAATCTTAGCTCGTTTCCTCATGAAGTGATATTGCATGCAGCTGAGAGGCTGCGTGACAAAAAG GCATCTGTTAGAAAAAATGTAATGCATAAGTTGCTGGAGCTGTATCGGGATTACTGTGACAAATGCTCAAATGGAACTGCTACGGTCAACACTCATTATGAACAAATCCCAGCTAAACTTATAGTTCTTTGTTTTGATAATGATGTTGAGTCCTTCAG GCCACAGAATATGGAACTCATATTTTCTGAAGAACTCTTTCCATCATCACTTTCTCCAAAAGAAAGAGCAACACATTGGATTGAGTTCTTTTCTTATTTCAAACCGGAGCATATTAAGGCTTTGAACATCATCTTTTCTCAGAAGAGAAG GTTGCAATTGGAGATGCAAGCGTATTTATCACTCCGAGCAAAGAAG GAGGAACCTTCAGATGAAATACAGAAGAAAATCAGTGTATCATTCAGAAAGATGGCAACATCGTTTTCAGATACCGCTAAAGCTGAAGAGTGCTTTAAAAATTTGCACCAGATGAAAGATAATAACATATTTAAGGATTTGGTTGAATTAATCAATGAGGGGACAACTTTTGCAACAGGCCGTGTGACCAGA GATTCGTTTCTCAAGAGAATCGGACACAAACATCCAATGCACAGTTTCTTCAAAATTCTGTCTATAAAATGTTTGTACTCTATATTTAATCGGGAGATAGTCTGTGCTATCTTTGAATCTCTTTTATCCTGTGGAAATGGACTAACCGATTATGTGGAGTCTGCTTGTGATCTTTTACTG GTAGTTGCAATGGTGTTTCCATCATTATTTGGAGGGTCAGAGGAGTACTTGCTTAAGTTATTCTCAGAAGAATCAGTCCTGATAAATGAGAAGACTCTCCGGATGTTGGCACATTTGGCAAAATCCACACACCATTTATCTATTAATTTCAG CAATGTTGTCTACCCATTACTGGAGCAAAAATGTATTGAAGGAACTCGTGCTGAATCAAAATATGCTATCACTGCAATTGCTTCACTGCACTCCCCAGATGATCAGAGATTTGCTAAATTATGCAAG AAAGTTGTTGCTGGTCTAAATGATAATTGCAATGTTCCAACACTATTACAGTCTTTGGGCTCAATATTGGAGCATTCCCCTTCTGTCTATGAGTTATACGGCAGGCAGATCATCAATTCCATTCAAGATATTTTGTTGTCAACTGAA TTCATTTCATCATCTGAACAGTCATCCCTTGATGGCAATTCTGTATGCTGCTTCTCATGCAAACTGAAG GTTTATTGTCTCAAAGCACTTGTCAAAGGCTTTTTACCAAGAAGTACTGCCCGTGCTCGAATTAACAATGTTCTGGGGAAGCTGTTGGAGTATGAGAAGGGTCTTTTCCCAGACATTGCTCTATG TGAAAATGATAGTCCGTATCTGCAACTGGCTGCTGGGAAATCTGTACTGCAATTAGCTACAAGATGGGATGTACATATTTCACCAGAATTATTTCGTAAAACAATTCTCATGGCAAGG GATCCTTCATATATTGTTCGTAAGTCATTTATTTGCAAACTTTATGGCCTTTTGAAGAGACGTGCTATCCCAGTTAGATATGCATGTGCTTTTGCACTTGCGTCAACAGATTGCTCTGGAGATGTCCGTGCTGAA TCAGCAAGTTACTTAAGTGAAGTGCTAAAGGAGCAAAGAAGGTTTTTTGTTCAACAGAACAGAGCAAGCAAAGATTCTATTGTGGACAACCCAGCATATGCTGTGGTTTTCTTGATCCATACTCTAGCATATGATGGGGGGCTCCCTTCCAATTTTTATGAAGATGAAACTAGCTTTCCTGAAATTTGCAg CCCGCTTTGTGTGATGTTGAGGGAACTAGTTGAAATAGACAGTTTTAACAGAACTGAACATGGTCCCGCAGCCAGTTCTGTATCAGTTCTGTCAGGGATCTTCCGTGCTATTCAGAAGGCTGAGGATCCAGCTGATTCTGAGATCACTCCG AAACTGCACATTCTCTCGAAAATTGGCTTGCTTATTGTAAAAGAACTTGATAAGCATTGCAAGATGTCTGATTCTCCACGCCATGTTCTCTTGCCCTCATCTTACTATAAATTATCTGGGAGTGAAAGAAAAGCAGAT GAATGCTGCCAAGAAAATTTCATTAGTGATAAGCTTGTAAAGAGAATTCTCAAAGCTCATGAACCTTATAAACATCAG GACAATGTTAAATGCTCTGTTGTTTCTGAGAGGGTATCAAATGAATCTGCGCCTGATCAAATGAATGCAAGTGTTTGTGATAAAGGGAAAGGGAACAGAAGTTTGGCATCTGGAAAAGCTGTGTCCAAGAAAAAGGATCAGAATACTAATAATAGCTTGGAGAAAGAAAACGCATCGTCTTGTGGTTCTGCTGGCACAAAGTTGTCATCTCCAGGCTCCTTGGGTTTAGCTAAGGAAGCTGATTCTAGAGATTGTGTCTCCCTCTTGGATAAGCAGAATCGTCCTATGAGTAGGTGCTCCACTGGGGAGACTAGAGCTTCAAAGGCAGATCGTAACTTCTGTAGGAAAACTGTG GACCTTTCCAACTTTCATCTCAGAGAATG TTCCTTCAAGAAAGATCGTGGCAAGGGTTCATCTGAATCCCAGAAGCATGAAGCTTTGCTTCCTGGCTCTTCGATTTTATG CAGTGAACTTGAAGACGTTGGTGATTGCGGTGACAATTTTGTGAAACCGCCTTTATCAAACAACATAAGAG TGGACCTTAAGAAAAAGGGCAAGAGGGCGTTAGAGTTGGTAAATTCGCAGAACAGTTCTGATGTAACTGGTGTTGACACAAGAGATAAT GTTCGACGCACTAGAGCAAGGAAGGTGCGAGTGTAA
- the LOC111257198 gene encoding uncharacterized protein LOC111257198, which produces MATVRALPLALLLALCFGACACEAAARMPKSRYISYARVITHQWRRGGNGAGHGRTPPGCSSFTGKCPNSCRAPTEAGATTAAAGSKGVYMMNHAALPSDDKHRPAPTKAGAKTGAAGSKGRYISPAAMSAEKPCDRLGCPSRP; this is translated from the exons ATGGCGACCGTTCGCGCTCTGCCCCTCGCCCTCCTGCTCGCGCTCTGCTTCGGCGCATGCGCCTGCGAGGCCGCCGCGAGGATGCCCAAGAGCAGGTACATTTCGTACGCCCgcgtcatcactcatcagtggCGCCGTGGCGGGAACGGCGCCGGCCACGGCCGGACCCCTCCGGGTTGTTCGTCCTTCACGGGGAA GTGTCCCAACAGTTGCCGGGCTCCAACGGAGGCCGGCGCcacgacggcggccgcgggaTCGAAGGGTGTTTACATGATGAACCATGCTGCTTTGCCGAGCGATGACAAGCATCGTCCGGCTCCGACGAAGGCTGGAGCCAAGACGGGAGCCGCCGGGTCCAAGGGTCGTTACATAAGCCCTGCTGCGATGTCCGCGGAAAAGCCGTGCGACCGTCTTGGGTGTCCCTCTCGCCCGTAA